The Drosophila biarmipes strain raj3 chromosome 2L, RU_DBia_V1.1, whole genome shotgun sequence genome has a window encoding:
- the LOC108028910 gene encoding trypsin alpha-like, with protein MFFSCFLLLLATNVLSAGRVPQPEERIIGGDYIKIEQAPWQVSLQFYGQHACGGSIYSKDIIITAAHCRFTSEGVRLEAEDFKVRVGSALSNSDGTLVEVAAIRSHEWYENITHTNDIAVMRLSEPLEFSNKVQPISWAGENPAPGTPAFTSGWGAISAELYFENGIPEVWYEYSIHLKGLRRQINLSYRPDLITAGSFEQTSCVGDSGGPLIVNEKLVGVVSSGQKLCHVQATFTSVPYFREWLINAIKSI; from the coding sequence ATGTTCTTCAGCTGCTTCCTACTGCTCTTGGCAACTAATGTCCTGTCTGCAGGACGAGTACCCCAACCGGAAGAACGCATTATCGGTGGAGATTACATTAAAATCGAACAGGCTCCCTGGCAGGTTTCCTTACAATTCTATGGACAACATGCTTGTGGTGGCTCCATTTACAGCAAAGATATTATAATTACCGCTGCACATTGCCGTTTTACCAGCGAAGGAGTACGACTTGAAGCCGAAGACTTTAAGGTTCGCGTAGGATCCGCATTAAGCAACTCCGATGGAACACTTGTCGAAGTTGCAGCCATAAGATCCCATGAGTGGTACGAGAATATAACCCATACGAACGACATTGCCGTGATGCGATTAAGTGAACCTCTAGAGTTTAGCAACAAAGTGCAGCCGATTTCCTGGGCCGGGGAAAACCCTGCTCCTGGAACGCCAGCCTTCACTTCTGGCTGGGGAGCAATTTCAGCAGAGCTTTATTTTGAGAATGGTATTCCTGAAGTGTGGTATGAATATTCTATACATCTTAAAGGCCTACGACGCCAGATAAATTTGTCTTACCGACCGGATTTAATTACCGCCGGTTCTTTTGAACAAACTAGTTGTGTGGGCGACTCTGGTGGACCGCTGATTGTTAACGAAAAACTTGTCGGTGTCGTCTCTTCAGGTCAGAAGCTATGCCATGTTCAGGCCACTTTTACCAGTGTTCCTTACTTCCGAGAATGGCttataaatgcaattaaatctATTTGA